In Aspergillus oryzae RIB40 DNA, chromosome 6, one genomic interval encodes:
- a CDS encoding uncharacterized protein (predicted protein), with protein MDPSSRDRSVSVSAGKVCIPRNCFLEDTRCRFWRTLSHTRVPLTPPTMQIAAQTTAIATTDDNSNIVDSCYDDRQTLLKVNRTAAWKGSWRTSGRQWNLLTAHTNTIHDSDAGGKRQKQMHHKKKWMIQQAVINAEAMSSFRARKSIAQDTHHEVKSFAIKDHISVVLRGRFGVLNTNIDIRAHK; from the exons ATGGATCCTTCCTCTCGAGACAGGTCTGTCAGTGTCTCTGCCGGGAAGGTCTGCATACCAAGGAATTGCTTCCTGGAGGATACCCGGTGCCGTTTCTGGCGCACCCTAAGCCATACCAGAGTGCCACTTACTCCCCCAACGATGCAGATAGCCGCACAGACTACTGCTATCGCAACAACGGATGACAATTCCAACATCGTTGATTCCTGTTATGATGACCGACAGACTTTGTTGAAGGTCAAC CGTACTGCTGCCTGGAAGGGTTCGTGGAGAACGTCCGGGCGGCAATGGAACCTCCTGACAGCACACACAAACACAATCCACGATAGCGACGCAGGAGGCAAAAGACAGAAGCAGATGCAtcacaaaaagaaatg GATGATCCAACAAGCAGTCATCAACGCAGAAGCAATGTCATCCTTCCGCGCAAGAAAGTCGATAGCGCAAGATACACACCATGAGGTGAAGTCATTCGCTATCAAGGATCATATTTCCGTTGTGCTGCGAGGCAGATTTGGTGTTCTGAATACAAATATAGACATTCGTGCGCACAAATAG
- a CDS encoding uncharacterized protein (predicted protein): protein MEDRHQSFDLSGARPRTTSIIGQTPGAAPDKPVPPPPCAYPPNRFRLSKNDSLRYSSLSLETADSSIMNESRRASVGMDSVFTSPALPPCPTFVPYSANDVGKSVALYSRPPAPFVFPAGSLPVEVQRLEPDRTSPRRSLTARSPVPSMERTGAPPRRSESLNVRPPRKESLPRTDIERIHPLHMVGRNPALLPHFSQLQRHSVHGSQRRENDPFYGGVSPGFGRGSTPGWSVSPIPESQLAPANGYLKPPLASAMRGGNRPRKGHRRQNCVRIAIQPPITFGGTMFAPMVEEPEELDEFDRHASQVSDLSASNISSLRSSVSGFSMSRTGSDQQGDVSRITEISSDSRPPSYRNSTYLASSKKRKHSRDDSIDSVLSTLNTGMDKTLPEIITTLPPSLGDSLTETPSPDKPNPVWMAPKYSGSPTTWENAPSPGSPRRSAVKGPRSQPARPRRNSGRSHLLENGANATSPLIRPRSQSLKHGSNRKSTDSVQRAKSTATGSPRHHSQQMNEQEKPATGGSFPTEQQRYTQPPERPPSRSSSRAGNRIVPIWEDHDRAPSCCPTKKSAISIISEESGPAELHGESSPRKPEHLKSARPEFSTPVKKTVGLGIGAATPGSLYDGDGFLKE, encoded by the coding sequence ATGGAGGACAGACATCAATCGTTCGACCTATCTGGCGCGCGGCCACGAACGACAAGCATTATCGGCCAAACGCCGGGTGCTGCTCCAGACAAACCAGTACCGCCGCCGCCCTGTGCTTACCCGCCGAATCGGTTTCGACTCTCCAAGAATGACTCCTTGCGGTATTCTTCGCTGAGTCTTGAGACCGCTGATAGCTCTATTATGAATGAGAGCAGAAGGGCTTCAGTTGGCATGGACAGTGTATTTACTTCACCAGCTCTGCCTCCCTGTCCCACCTTCGTCCCTTACAGTGCCAATGACGTTGGAAAGAGTGTTGCGTTATACTCGCGGCCGCCAGCTCCATTTGTTTTTCCGGCAGGCTCACTTCCGGTGGAGGTGCAGAGACTCGAGCCAGATCGTACTTCTCCCCGCCGAAGCTTGACAGCACGCAGTCCAGTTCCCTCCATGGAACGAACTGGCGCTCCCCCGCGGAGAAGCGAATCCCTCAACGTACGGCCTCCTAGAAAAGAATCTCTTCCACGCACAGACATAGAGCGCATCCATCCGTTGCACATGGTGGGCCGTAACCCGGCCCTACTACCACACTTTAGTCAGCTACAACGACACTCTGTACATGGAAGCCAGCGACGGGAAAATGACCCATTCTATGGGGGAGTATCTCCTGGCTTCGGTCGCGGAAGTACTCCTGGGTGGAGCGTTTCACCTATCCCAGAATCGCAGTTGGCCCCTGCTAATGGTTATCTCAAGCCCCCGTTAGCCTCCGCTATGAGAGGCGGCAACCGTCCCCGAAAAGGCCATCGACGACAGAACTGTGTCCGGATAGCGATCCAGCCACCTATTACTTTTGGAGGAACTATGTTTGCTCCAATGGTTGAGGAGCCGGAAGAGCTAGATGAGTTTGACAGGCACGCATCACAGGTGTCCGATTTATCGGCTTCCAATATCTCGTCTTTGCGCTCAAGTGTGTCCGGTTTCTCGATGAGCCGGACCGGTTCTGACCAGCAGGGGGATGTATCACGCATCACAGAGATCTCTAGTGACAGTCGTCCACCATCCTACCGCAACTCGACCTACTTGGCTTCATcgaagaagcggaagcaTAGTCGAGATGATTCGATAGATAGTGTACTAAGCACGCTGAACACTGGCATGGACAAAACCCTCCCTGAGATTATCACTACACTGCCCCCTAGTCTAGGAGATAGCCTGACAGAAACTCCTTCCCCCGACAAGCCTAATCCAGTTTGGATGGCTCCTAAGTACAGCGGTTCGCCAACAACCTGGGAAAACGCCCCGAGTCCAGGTAGTCCTCGCCGGTCCGCCGTCAAGGGACCACGCAGCCAACCAGCCAGACCACGCCGCAATAGCGGCAGATCACATTTACTCGAAAACGGCGCCAACGCGACTAGCCCACTGATCCGCCCTCGCAGTCAGAGCTTGAAGCATGGATCAAACCGCAAGTCAACCGACTCTGTGCAACGTGCCAAAAGCACCGCCACCGGCTCACCGCGACATCACAGTCAACAGATGAATGAACAGGAGAAGCCGGCTACGGGAGGCTCATTCCCTACAGAACAGCAAAGATACACGCAGCCGCCCGAACGTCCCCCTTCCCGCAGTTCCAGCAGAGCTGGGAACCGCATCGTCCCCATATGGGAGGATCACGATCGCGCCCCGAGCTGTTGTCCCACCAAAAAATCAGCAATATCCATTATCTCCGAAGAGTCCGGGCCTGCAGAACTCCACGGTGAATCGTCGCCTCGGAAGCCAGAACATCTGAAGAGTGCGCGACCGGAATTCTCGACACCCGTCAAGAAGACGGTGGGATTGGGCATTGGCGCTGCGACGCCAGGAAGTCTTTATGATGGGGACGGATTTTTGAAAGAATAA